A window of Streptomyces broussonetiae genomic DNA:
GCCGCCTGTGCGCTCGACGCCGAGGAGGCGATGAGCGGCCTGGACGAACACGTCCGGCTGCTGCTGAACGGACTCCGGCCGCGCTGACACACCCCACCTGTCGGGCAGTTACGCGCGTAGCCGCCCTCTGTGGCAGCGCCGTGCGCCGGGTCAAGCCTCACCCAGCACAGAGCCAGCACACGGCCATTGATCAGTAAGCCCCCAACCGCCTTCGGTAACGCGGAGGTCAGAATTACGAAAGCCCCTTGTTGTCGCGTACTCAACAAGCGAGGGTCGGGCTTGGGCCGCCGCCCCCACCGGTCACCCACCGGTGGACCCCCACACCCGCAGGCCTCTGCCCACCACTTCCAGGAGGCTGTACCTTGCGTACGTCCACCCCCAACTTCCCCCACATATCCGGCAGATGGCGCCGGTTCGGCACGGCCGCCGTGGCCACCGCGGCACTCGCGCTCGGCGGTCTCGGCACCGCGGCCCACGCCAGCGCGGACACCGCCGCCCCGAGCCACAAGGTGACCGCCAAGGCGATCGCCGCCCAGGTCGCCAAGGCCCACGTGCGCTACGAGAAGGCGTGCGCCGCGACCCCCAAGAAGGGCTTCGCCGCCTGCAACGCGCTGCGCGTCACCGGCGGCACCACCGCGTTCATGGAGAAGCAGGCGGTCCTGAAGGGCAGCACGCCCAAGACCGTCTCGCCGAATGCCTCCTCCGCCTCCCCCACCGGATACGGCCCCTCCGACCTGCAGTCGGCCTACGGCCTGACCTCCGCGGCCTCCTCCAACGGCTCCGGCGAGACCGTCGCCATCGTGGACGCCTACGACGACCCGAACGCCGCGTCCGACCTCGCGACGTACCGGTCGTACTACGGCCTGCCCTCCTGCACCACGTCCAACGGCTGCTTCAAGAAGGTCAGCCAGACCGGCTCCACCACCTCGCTGCCCTCCGCCGACAGCGGCTGGGCCGGTGAGGAGTCCCTCGACCTCGACATGGTCAGCGCGGTCTGCCCGAACTGCAACATCCTGCTCGTCGAGGCCAAGTCGGCGTCCGACGCCAACCTCGGCACCGCGGTGAACGAGGCCGTCAAGCTCGGCGCCAAGTTCGTCTCCAACAGCTACGGCGGTTCGGAGTCGTCCTCCGACACCTCGTACGACACCTCGTACTACAAGCACCCGGGCGTCGCCATCACCGCGAGCGCGGGCGACAGCGGCTACGGCGCCGAGTACCCGGCCGCCTCCCAGTACGTCACCGCCGTCGGCGGCACCGCCCTGTCGGCCGACTCCAGCAGCCGCGGCTGGAGCGAGTCCGTCTGGAACACCTCCAGCACCGAGGGCACCGGTTCCGGCTGCTCCTCCTACGACGCCAAGCCCAGCTGGCAGACCGACTCCGGCTGCTCCACCCGCATGATCGCCGACGTGTCCGCCGTGGCCGACCCCGCCACCGGCGTCTCCGTCTACGACTCCTACGGCTCCGACGGCACCGGCTGGAACACCTACGGCGGCACCAGCGCCTCCTCGCCGATCATCGCCTCGGTCTACGCCCTCGCCGGCACCCCGGGCAGCGGTGACTACCCGGCCCAGTACCCGTACAACGCGGCCGGCACCTCCGCCCTCAACGACGTGACGAGCGGCAGCAACGGCACCTGCGACACCGACTACTTCTGCACCGCCGAGTCCGGCTACGACGGCCCGACCGGCTGGGGCACCCCGCAGGGCACCAGCGCCTTCAGCGCGGGCTGAGCACGCAGGAAGTCCCGGAACCACCCCGTCGGGTCACGGGGAGCCGCCAGTGAGGGGGACGTGGGGTTCCCTCGGCGGCACGGAAAGGAAGACGGGCCACGGCAGCCGGCCGTGGCCCGTCTTCCCTGTCGGCCGCCTGCGCACGCTGTGCAACTCCGGTGCAGCTCCTATGAGTTGGGTCAAGTGAACGGCATGCTTCGGTAAGGCGGACGCCAGGATTCCAGACACCCCTTGTTGTCGCGTACTCAACAAGTCATCGTCTACCGCGTATCACGTATCGCCGCACGCACCCGCACAGCCCTGTTCCCACCCCCCACCCGGAAACCAGGAGCTGCACACATGCGTACGACTCACAGACGGTGGCACCGCTTCGGCACCACCTTCGCGGCCACCGCCGCACTCGCCTTCGCCGGCTTCGGCGCCGCGGCCACCGCCGACGCCACCACCCCCTCGGCGAAGGCCACCTGG
This region includes:
- a CDS encoding S53 family peptidase; this encodes MRTSTPNFPHISGRWRRFGTAAVATAALALGGLGTAAHASADTAAPSHKVTAKAIAAQVAKAHVRYEKACAATPKKGFAACNALRVTGGTTAFMEKQAVLKGSTPKTVSPNASSASPTGYGPSDLQSAYGLTSAASSNGSGETVAIVDAYDDPNAASDLATYRSYYGLPSCTTSNGCFKKVSQTGSTTSLPSADSGWAGEESLDLDMVSAVCPNCNILLVEAKSASDANLGTAVNEAVKLGAKFVSNSYGGSESSSDTSYDTSYYKHPGVAITASAGDSGYGAEYPAASQYVTAVGGTALSADSSSRGWSESVWNTSSTEGTGSGCSSYDAKPSWQTDSGCSTRMIADVSAVADPATGVSVYDSYGSDGTGWNTYGGTSASSPIIASVYALAGTPGSGDYPAQYPYNAAGTSALNDVTSGSNGTCDTDYFCTAESGYDGPTGWGTPQGTSAFSAG